A single genomic interval of Zunongwangia sp. HGR-M22 harbors:
- a CDS encoding putative porin, which yields MLYQSNYINYNWQHAYDNENAQSLFFELSAKRIANFSGEITQIQNYTYFGRNGEGAIKPFQSGSDVRYVKLKAQREFRFGKFALDNTILYQKVSDGGDVFNVPELLTRNSLYYKDFWFDKALYLQTGFTFNYFSSYQMDGYDPVLAEFYVQNESNYGAYPLVDFFFNGKVDQARIFFKLENLNFALNGNNNFSAPRYPHNDFMIRFGIVWNFFL from the coding sequence TTGCTGTATCAGAGTAATTATATTAATTATAACTGGCAGCATGCTTATGATAACGAAAATGCCCAAAGTCTGTTCTTTGAACTTTCTGCGAAAAGAATAGCTAATTTTAGCGGTGAGATTACTCAAATTCAGAATTACACTTATTTTGGAAGGAATGGGGAAGGGGCAATCAAACCTTTTCAATCAGGAAGCGATGTGCGTTATGTGAAGCTCAAAGCCCAACGGGAGTTTAGGTTTGGGAAATTTGCTCTGGATAATACCATTTTGTATCAAAAGGTCTCCGATGGTGGCGATGTATTTAATGTCCCCGAGCTGCTTACTCGAAATTCGCTTTATTATAAGGATTTTTGGTTCGATAAAGCGCTGTATTTACAGACCGGCTTTACATTTAATTATTTTTCTTCTTACCAAATGGATGGGTATGATCCTGTTTTAGCGGAATTCTATGTGCAAAACGAATCGAATTACGGAGCTTATCCATTAGTAGATTTCTTTTTCAACGGTAAAGTGGACCAGGCCAGAATATTTTTCAAGCTCGAGAATCTAAATTTTGCGCTTAATGGCAATAATAATTTTTCTGCCCCGCGATATCCGCACAATGATTTTATGATCCGCTTTGGTATTGTTTGGAACTTTTTTCTTTAA